A single region of the Salvia splendens isolate huo1 chromosome 18, SspV2, whole genome shotgun sequence genome encodes:
- the LOC121777922 gene encoding E3 ubiquitin-protein ligase UPL5-like, producing the protein MTSIKRPMETLSIPSKRQKVDADDFFILPINPIIRTAKDHSISALPSSSRLQFHVIITDVFWHYPECIHDVFSLDFHADSSDTIKSIHDNIQLITGIPVTERRLFYGETHLHCEQTLVECQVENFAELSLVGRMRSAKYPGSCDLINVAVSFIFIMCKEDPPIDVHTTPKLMLEEFLSMIPRTDIEQACGHLKMFSASSAPTALVMLYMSPFGTNKSAADEAVRYFLTSIKSILPRDMHHECVPIILEFCKLLKEAAGIDDPLYRLCRGSLGAMTVYTALAAKFSRALALSAESLVDISELSSFVAPLLKEIKGCDPIVVPLTEDFRGVPHVYSDELRILYGIFHDLLSILESCLGKLEDRISSDMEQDKDTIYIGLSNYLKLMKELNSISKIYSGCEGLFWEIMKSTKGAFCRLVVMCAKRGEDHSWIFECKEVTNFDARRHLAMMMLPRVKANYEVRHEMLIDRSHLLAESFEYMKHAEIESLRAGLFMEFKNEEAIGPGVIREWFLLVCQAIFNPQTALFVACSDDRRRFYPNPASKVDPVHLEYFGFAGKVIALALMHNVQVGIVFDRVFFLQLAGHTITLEDIRDADPLLYNSCKQILEMEPEAVDQDALGLTFVHEVEELGIRKTIDLCTDGKTIAVNSENRREYVDSLIQHQFVISVADQVEHFAKGFGDIMGCRRLQKSFFKCLGLEDLDRMLHGNESAISVDDWKAHTKYELFKETDDQILWFWKIVGDMTEEQKRILLFFWTSMKYLPVEGFSGLASRLYICKTFESSGRLPSSHTCVYHLCFPAYPTSDVMHDRLSIITQEHVACSFGTR; encoded by the coding sequence ATGACTTCGATCAAACGCCCCATGGAGACGTTGTCAATTCCCTCCAAGCGGCAAAAGGTCGACGCCGACGATTTTTTCATTCTCCCCATAAATCCTATTATTAGAACGGCAAAGGACCACTCCATCTCCGCCCTCCCTTCCTCCTCCCGCCTCCAATTCCACGTCATCATAACCGATGTATTCTGGCACTATCCCGAATGCATCCACGACGTATTCTCCCTAGACTTCCATGCCGACTCCTCCGACACCATCAAATCCATCCACGACAACATTCAGCTCATCACCGGAATTCCGGTCACCGAGCGGAGGCTTTTCTACGGCGAGACACATCTCCATTGCGAGCAAACATTAGTTGAATGTCAAGTGGAGAATTTTGCAGAACTCTCCCTCGTTGGCCGTATGCGCAGCGCCAAATACCCGGGATCCTGCGACCTCATCAACGTGGCCGTTTCGTTTATTTTCATTATGTGCAAGGAAGATCCTCCCATCGATGTCCACACTACACCGAAGTTGATGCTCGAGGAGTTCTTGTCGATGATTCCCCGGACGGACATTGAACAAGCGTGTGGGCATTTGAAGATGTTCAGTGCTTCCTCGGCCCCAACAGCGCTAGTCATGCTCTACATGTCGCCTTTTGGAACGAATAAGAGTGCGGCTGATGAGGCCGTTAGATATTTCCTCACCTCGATTAAGAGCATCCTGCCTAGGGATATGCATCATGAGTGTGTGCCtataattttggaattttgtaAATTGTTGAAGGAAGCAGCCGGAATTGATGATCCATTGTATCGTTTGTGCCGAGGTAGTTTAGGGGCAATGACGGTGTATACTGCGTTAGCAGCTAAATTCTCCCGTGCTTTGGCGTTGAGTGCGGAGTCGTTGGTTGATATAAGTGAGCTCTCTTCATTTGTGGCACCACTGCTGAAGGAGATTAAGGGATGTGATCCGATTGTTGTTCCGTTGACTGAGGATTTTCGTGGCGTACCTCATGTTTATAGTGATGAGCTTAGAATTTTGTATGGGATTTTCCATGATTTATTAAGTATATTGGAGTCGTGTTTGGGGAAACTCGAGGACCGTATTAGCAGTGATATGGAACAAGATAAGGATACCATTTATATTGGACTTTCTAATTACCTTAAACTTATGAAGGAACTTAATAGTATCTCAAAGATTTATAGTGGTTGTGAAGGTTTATTTTGGGAAATTATGAAGAGTACAAAGGGAGCTTTCTGTAGGCTTGTTGTCATGTGTGCAAAGAGGGGTGAGGACCATAGTTGGATTTTTGAGTGTAAGGAAGTGACCAACTTCGATGCAAGGAGACATTTAGCAATGATGATGCTTCCTAGAGTGAAGGCTAACTATGAGGTACGGCATGAGATGCTGATTGACCGCTCACATTTGTTGGCAGAATCATTTGAGTATATGAAACATGCTGAGATTGAGTCCTTACGTGCTGGTTTATTTATGGAGTTTAAGAACGAGGAAGCCATCGGCCCTGGTGTTATACGGGAGTGGTTTTTATTAGTATGCCAAGCAATCTTCAACCCTCAAACTGCCCTCTTTGTAGCTTGCTCTGATGATCGTAGAAGGTTCTATCCAAATCCAGCATCTAAAGTGGACCCAGTGCACCTCGAGTATTTTGGCTTTGCGGGAAAAGTGATTGCCTTAGCCTTGATGCATAATGTACAAGTTGGCATCGTATTTGATCGTGTATTCTTTTTGCAATTGGCTGGGCATACAATCACCTTAGAAGATATAAGGGATGCAGATCCCTTGTTATATAACAGTTGCAAGCAAATCTTAGAGATGGAACCTGAGGCTGTTGATCAAGATGCCTTAGGTTTAACATTTGTTCATGAAGTCGAGGAGCTAGGAATAAGGAAGACTATTGATCTCTGCACTGATGGGAAAACTATTGCGGTAAATAGTGAAAATAGGAGGGAATATGTTGATTCTCTTATACAACACCAGTTTGTGATATCTGTTGCTGACCAGGTAGAGCATTTTGCCAAAGGCTTTGGTGACATTATGGGTTGTCGACGTCTCCAAAAATCCTTCTTCAAGTGCTTGGGACTAGAAGATCTGGACAGGATGCTACATGGCAATGAAAGTGCAATCTCTGTAGATGATTGGAAAGCACATACAAAGTATGAACTTTTTAAGGAAACAGATGATCAGATATTGTGGTTTTGGAAGATTGTCGGAGACATGACAGAGGAGCAGAAAAGGATTCTACTCTTCTTCTGGACCTCGATGAAATACTTACCAGTTGAAGGTTTCAGTGGTTTAGCTTCTCGGCTTTACATCTGCAAGACTTTTGAATCCAGTGGACGACTTCCTTCGTCTCATACGTGCGTTTACCATTTGTGCTTCCCTGCGTACCCTACCAGTGATGTGATGCATGATCGTCTTAGCATTATCACTCAGGAGCATGTAGCTTGCAGTTTTGGGACAAGGTAA
- the LOC121775865 gene encoding induced stolen tip protein TUB8 isoform X2 produces MASVEVESVPVAEIVAPVEAPVKVEESPAEAVAVAVAVAEEVAAPAEAEPEKEAAAVEKPAVEAAAPAEVAEEMAALAEAEPEKEAAVVEEPAVEAETTVVTAEETEVKAAEEEAAPVAAEEAAKEEAAKEEEVAAPAEGAAEEEEEEEAAPVAEEAAPAEAAKEAEVAVEKTEE; encoded by the exons ATGGCATCAGTTGAG GTTGAATCAGTTCCAGTGGCAGAGATCGTTGCTCCGGTTGAGGCACCGGTGAAAGTGGAGGAGTCTCCTGCAGAggcagtggcggtggcggtggcggtggcggaaGAAGTAGCTGCTCCAGCTGAAGCCGAGCCTGAGAAAGAAGCCGCAGCAGTGGAGAAGCCAGCCGTTGAAGCCGCTGCGCCAGCTGAAGTTGCCGAGGAGATGGCTGCTTTGGCTGAAGCCGAGCCTGAGAAAGAAGCCGCGGTGGTGGAGGAGCCAGCCGTTGAAGCCGAGACGACAGTGGTTACAGCTGAAGAGACCGAGGTTAAAGCAGCAGAGGAAGAGGCCGCCCCCGTCGCTGCTGAAGAGGCTGCCAAGGAGGAGGCTGCTAAGGAGGAGGAGGTCGCTGCTCCAGCTGAAGGGgccgcggaggaggaggaggaggaggaggccgcTCCTGTCGCCGAAGAGGCTGCTCCAGCTGAAGCCGCCAAGGAGGCTGAAGTTGCAGTTGAGAAAACTGAGGAGTGA
- the LOC121775865 gene encoding induced stolen tip protein TUB8 isoform X1: MASVEQVESVPVAEIVAPVEAPVKVEESPAEAVAVAVAVAEEVAAPAEAEPEKEAAAVEKPAVEAAAPAEVAEEMAALAEAEPEKEAAVVEEPAVEAETTVVTAEETEVKAAEEEAAPVAAEEAAKEEAAKEEEVAAPAEGAAEEEEEEEAAPVAEEAAPAEAAKEAEVAVEKTEE, encoded by the exons ATGGCATCAGTTGAG CAGGTTGAATCAGTTCCAGTGGCAGAGATCGTTGCTCCGGTTGAGGCACCGGTGAAAGTGGAGGAGTCTCCTGCAGAggcagtggcggtggcggtggcggtggcggaaGAAGTAGCTGCTCCAGCTGAAGCCGAGCCTGAGAAAGAAGCCGCAGCAGTGGAGAAGCCAGCCGTTGAAGCCGCTGCGCCAGCTGAAGTTGCCGAGGAGATGGCTGCTTTGGCTGAAGCCGAGCCTGAGAAAGAAGCCGCGGTGGTGGAGGAGCCAGCCGTTGAAGCCGAGACGACAGTGGTTACAGCTGAAGAGACCGAGGTTAAAGCAGCAGAGGAAGAGGCCGCCCCCGTCGCTGCTGAAGAGGCTGCCAAGGAGGAGGCTGCTAAGGAGGAGGAGGTCGCTGCTCCAGCTGAAGGGgccgcggaggaggaggaggaggaggaggccgcTCCTGTCGCCGAAGAGGCTGCTCCAGCTGAAGCCGCCAAGGAGGCTGAAGTTGCAGTTGAGAAAACTGAGGAGTGA
- the LOC121776163 gene encoding E3 ubiquitin-protein ligase UPL5-like — MSSSSSLSKHKLNDYAADSALPSPLEFHVIITRIFLDNTLVFHADSSATIKSIHDKIHSITGIPVTERRLFYGGKQLHSEQTLAECRVQNFAKLSLVGRMRITKLPKACQLIDEIVSCIFIMCKETHPLNVPTEVKFILEEFWSRMDLEQASEYLRIFGASSAPKALVMLYMSPDRMNRLYADEAIVHFLGLNKTILPKHSYHEYVLVIFEFCKLLKGPAGIDDPLYCFCRGRLAAMMKYIEVGKKAGIEIKDVFSFVEELATKLSDDLLSSVHPNRFYGPSLVDISDFSSFVAPLVKEIKGCDPIVFPLTDVPHVYRDEVRNLFEIFHDLLGKLERCLGELENCINSDLKRSHGVRDCHYLKLMKELNSISKIYSGCEGLFWEIMKSTKGAFCRLVVMCAKRGEDHSWIFECKEVTNFDARRHLAMMMLPRVKANYEVRHEMLIDRSHLLAESFEYMKHAEIESLRAGLFMEFKNEEAIGPGVIREWFLLVCQAIFNPQTALFVACSDDRRRFYPNPASKVDPVHLEYFGFAGKVIALALMHNVQVGIVFDRVFFLQLAGHTITLEDIRDADHLLYNSCKQILEMEPEAVDQDALGLTFVHEVEELGIRKTIDLCTDGKTIAVNSENRRQYVDSLIQLRFVMSVADQVEHFAKGFADIMHCRHLQKSFFKCLEPEDLDWMLHGSESAISVDDWKAHTKYEGFKKTDDQIIWFWKIVEEMTAEQKKILLFFWTSIKYLPVKGFSGLASRLHINKTSESCGRLPSSHTCFYQLSFPAYPTSDVMHDRLSIILQEHVGCSFGTL, encoded by the coding sequence ATGTCATCGTCGTCGTCTCTCTCCAAGCACAAGCTCAACGATTACGCCGCCGACTCCGCCCTCCCCTCCCCCCTCGAATTCCACGTCATCATAACTCGTATATTCCTGGACAATACCCTAGTCTTCCACGCCGACTCATCCGCCACCATCAAATCCATCCACGACAAGATTCATTCCATCACCGGAATTCCGGTTACCGAGCGGAGGCTTTTCTACGGCGGGAAACAGCTGCATTCGGAGCAGACTTTAGCCGAATGTAGAGTGCAGAACTTCGCAAAACTCTCTCTCGTTGGCCGTATGCGCATCACCAAACTCCCGAAGGCCTGCCAGCTCATCGACGAGATCGTTTCGTGTATTTTCATTATGTGCAAGGAAACTCATCCGCTCAACGTTCCAACTGAGGTGAAGTTTATACTCGAGGAATTCTGGTCACGGATGGACCTTGAACAAGCATCTGAGTATTTGCGGATTTTCGGTGCTTCCTCAGCTCCTAAAGCTCTAGTCATGCTCTATATGTCGCCTGATAGAATGAATCGTTTGTACGCTGATGAGGCCATAGTACATTTCCTCGGATTGAATAAGACAATTCTGCCTAAGCATTCGTATCATGAGTATGTTCTTGTAATTTTCGAATTCTGCAAATTGTTGAAGGGACCAGCTGGAATTGATGATCCACTGTATTGTTTTTGCCGAGGTCGTTTAGCGGCAATGATGAAGTATATTGAGGTTGGAAAGAAGGCTGGAATTGAGATTAAAgatgttttttcatttgttgAGGAGTTGGCAACTAAACTCTCCGATGATTTGCTCTCCAGCGTGCACCCAAATCGTTTTTATGGGCCTTCATTGGTCGATATAAGTGATTTCTCTTCATTTGTGGCACCACTGGTGAAGGAGATTAAGGGATGTGATCCGATTGTTTTTCCATTGACTGACGTACCACATGTATACAGAGATGAAGTTAGAAATTTGTTTGAAATTTTCCATGATTTATTAGGTAAATTGGAGAGGTGTTTGGGGGAGCTCGAGAACTGTATTAACAGTGATTTGAAACGCTCCCATGGTGTTAGAGATTGTCATTACCTTAAACTTATGAAGGAACTTAATAGTATCTCAAAGATTTATAGTGGTTGTGAAGGTTTATTTTGGGAAATTATGAAGAGTACAAAGGGAGCTTTCTGTAGGCTTGTTGTCATGTGTGCAAAGAGGGGTGAGGACCATAGTTGGATTTTTGAGTGTAAGGAAGTGACCAACTTCGATGCAAGGAGACATTTAGCAATGATGATGCTTCCTAGAGTGAAGGCTAACTATGAGGTACGGCATGAGATGCTGATTGACCGCTCACATTTGTTGGCAGAATCATTTGAGTATATGAAACATGCTGAGATTGAGTCCTTACGTGCTGGTTTATTTATGGAGTTTAAGAACGAGGAAGCCATCGGCCCTGGTGTTATACGGGAGTGGTTTTTATTAGTATGCCAAGCAATCTTCAACCCTCAAACTGCCCTCTTTGTAGCTTGCTCTGATGATCGTAGAAGGTTCTATCCAAATCCAGCATCTAAAGTGGACCCAGTGCACCTCGAGTATTTTGGCTTTGCGGGAAAAGTGATTGCCTTAGCCTTGATGCATAATGTACAAGTTGGCATCGTATTTGATCGTGTATTCTTTTTGCAATTGGCTGGGCATACAATCACCTTAGAAGATATAAGGGATGCAGATCACTTGTTATATAACAGTTGCAAGCAAATCTTAGAGATGGAACCTGAGGCTGTTGATCAAGATGCCTTAGGTTTAACATTTGTTCATGAAGTCGAGGAGCTAGGAATAAGGAAGACTATTGATCTCTGCACTGATGGGAAAACTATTGCGGTAAATAGTGAAAATAGGAGGCAATATGTTGATTCTCTTATACAGCTCCGGTTTGTGATGTCCGTTGCTGACCAAGTAGAGCATTTTGCCAAAGGCTTTGCTGACATTATGCATTGTCGTCATCTCCAaaaatctttcttcaaatgctTGGAACCAGAAGATCTAGACTGGATGCTACATGGGAGTGAAAGTGCAATATCTGTTGATGATTGGAAAGCACATACAAAGTATGAAGGCTTTAAGAAAACAGATGATCAGATAATCTGGTTTTGGAAGATTGTTGAAGAGATGACAGCGGAGCAGAAAAAAATTCTACTCTTCTTTTGGACTTCGATCAAATACTTACCAGTTAAAGGTTTTAGTGGTTTAGCTTCTCGGCTTCACATCAACAAGACTTCTGAATCCTGTGGACGGCTTCCTTCGTCTCATACATGCTTTTACCAGCTGAGTTTCCCTGCGTACCCTACGAGTGATGTGATGCACGATCGTCTTAGCATTATCCTTCAGGAGCATGTAGGTTGCAGCTTTGGGACATTGTGA
- the LOC121777921 gene encoding ER membrane protein complex subunit 3-like: protein MDNIGKREILDPCTVSLHCSLLVVYDDMTDADGDCGAELAGSETFRGKQWRRVLIPLSVVMVLIGVLRYFVSKLMRSDQVPDLKIVKEGQLITRARNLRAAANFIPAKSFRARKHYYNNEENGLLHVPKGQAQNPQAQMFSDPNMAMDMMKKNLSMIIPQTLTFAWVNFFFSGFVAAKIPFPLTQRFRAMLQNGIDLSTVDVSYVSSRSWYFLNLFGLRGLFSLILGEDNATDDTQRMMQMGGFGFDPTRSLGAEKDNLDIVQHDWALPKFEQRAESVLKKLVQK from the exons ATGGATAACATTGGAAAGAGGGAAATCTTGGATCCCTGTACA GTATCTCTACACTGTAGCTTGCTAGTTGTTTATGATGACATGACTGATGCTGATGGAGAT TGTGGAGCTGAGTTAGCCGGATCCGAAACCTTCAGAGGAAAACAATGGCGGAGGGTGTTGATACCTTTATCGGTGGTGATGGTGCTCATCGGAGTCCTCCGTTACTTCGTATCTAAGCTCATGCGCTCCGATCAAGTTCCCGATCTCAAAATCGTCAAAGAAGG GCAACTGATAACTAGGGCGAGGAATCTTAGGGCGGCCGCTAATTTCATTCCTGCTAAGTCGTTCCGTGCTCGAAAGCACTACTACAACAATGAA GAGAATGGATTATTACACGTACCCAAGGGTCAAGCTCAGAACCCACAGGCACAGATGTTTTCGGATCCTAACATGGCTATGgatatgatgaaaaaaaatctcTCAATGATTATTCCACAG ACACTTACTTTTGCCTGGgttaacttttttttctctgGATTTGTAGCAG CAAAGATTCCATTTCCTCTTACCCAGAGATTCAGGGCAATGCTGCAAAATGGCATAGACTTGAGCACTGTTGATGTTAGTTATGTCAGCAGTCGCTCTTG GTATTTTCTCAATCTTTTTGGGTTAAGGGGTCTCTTCAGTCTTATTCTTGGAGAAGACAATG CAACTGATGATACACAGCGCATGATGCAAATGGGTGGATTTGGATTCGACCCAACCAGG AGTTTGGGTGCAGAGAAAGATAATCTGGACATCGTCCAACATGACTGGGCCTTACCAAAATTCGAGCAGCGAGCAGAATCAGTACTGAAGAAACTTGTCCAGAAATGA
- the LOC121777617 gene encoding uncharacterized protein LOC121777617 codes for MVSDEEIAQTVETVLRHSDPNAVTSLNGVVQCLEAKLGLSLAHKSDFIRDQITFLLRSHPVSREHLPPQPHPFPQPPHFSLHHQTHPAYPQPPPKEENAAANASETHKGRAPAGTKRRGGPGGLNKLCGVSPKLQAIVGQPELPRTEIVKQLWVYIRKHNLQDPENKRKIICDDALRLVFETDCTDMFKMNKLLAKHILRLDPTKEPVQAKKSKVEDDSTKQSSDPSLLPVAISDELAKFFGTGEKEMLRSEALGLVWEYIQANQLEDPLSSMVIHCDGKLQELLGCESISALGIQEMLLRHHLPKQC; via the exons ATGGTGTCGGACGAGGAGATAGCGCAAACCGTGGAGACAGTTCTCCGTCACTCAGACCCCAACGCCGTCACATCTCTCAACGGCGTCGTGCAGTGCCTGGAGGCCAAGCTAGGGCTGAGCCTCGCGCACAAATCCGACTTCATCAGAGACCAGATCACCTTCCTCCTCCGCTCCCACCCCGTTTCCAGAGAACACCTGCCCCCTCAACCCCATCCATTTCCACAACCCCCTCATTTCTCTCTCCACCACCAAACTCACCCTGCCTACCCGCAGCCGCCGCCGAAAGAAGAGAATGCGGCAGCAAATGCCTCTGAAACGCACAAAGGAAG AGCTCCAGCAGGAACCAAAAGAAGGGGTGGTCCGGGAGGTCTAAACAAACTATGTGGTGTTTCACCTAAACTACAGGCGATTGTTGGGCAGCCGGAATTGCCAAGGACGGAG ATAGTGAAGCAGCTGTGGGTGTATATTAGGAAGCACAACCTTCAGGATCCAGAGAACAAGAGAAAGATTATCTGTGATGATGCTCTGCGATTGGTTTTTGAGACAGACTGCACTGACATGTTCAAGATGAATAAGCTGTTGGCAAAGCACATTTTGCGACTTGATCCAACGA AAGAACCAGTTCAAGCCAAGAAATCAAAAGTTGAAGATGATTCTACTAAGCAAAGTTCCGATCCCAGTCTTCTTCCTGTGGCGATATCAGATGAACTAGCTAAATTTTTTGGAACTGGGGAAAAAGAGATGCTTCGGTCGGAAGCCTTGGGTCTTGTCTGGGAGTACATACAAGCTAACCAACTAGAG GATCCACTGAGTTCTATGGTTATTCACTGCGATGGGAAGCTTCAAGAGCTTTTAGGGTGTGAAAGCATTTCTGCTTTGGGAATTCAGGAGATGCTTTTACGCCATCATTTGCCGAAGCAGTGTTAA